A window from Manduca sexta isolate Smith_Timp_Sample1 chromosome 24, JHU_Msex_v1.0, whole genome shotgun sequence encodes these proteins:
- the LOC115440606 gene encoding uncharacterized protein LOC115440606 produces the protein MLMVQTNAQPMKNNKLKCPPPVPPRPNQSVVAEALAKTRKAVAESKANFTKSRAFAKHEQHSVSSRAKTLDRSNTTVQATVSPKQNGLARVKSFIRDVISDRSSSSDERKSSGQNSRRSSSDSCSIPAPTSIKKSNESLNSKAVKTCRQILVRSLSTSNKLDQDPKCKVTKSSSFAEKTMPLRKAPPPPLSPKPKLKPMKPLPVQKHCLENAKTKHSPEISPYSSPIDAKPPLSPPAEAPYASVDEVQEFDDRLRNSPSKQISVTNPQAEKAVRDQTENKNNNSLERKTSRVTEMLISEILASRNNNKDESNVVIDKGKGSENTCNGNDSPEVEMMKDMNNHEMLIYELQTMRSQSNVPESLDKECVDKNGQCDSEDSEVNYAASSVSADELDSYDQAYAYILDDDLKSRLRKQFRAISTMSLQGMPPLPKSLSGFAEGDPEPVEPPATPSDSPPTDLDSQLVYLKKEMASLRQLDLSLLSELWTLSEAMASWRRQLERGPRLRPAPPPPPPPHYLRT, from the exons ATGTTGATGGTACAGACCAACGCGCAGCCTATGAAGAACAACAAATTGAAATGTCCGCCACCTGTGCCGCCGCGGCCCAACCAGAGCGTGGTGGCCGAGGCTCTAGCGAAAACCAGGAAAGCGGTTGCGGAATCGAAGGCCAACTTCACCAAGTCACGTGCCTTCGCCAAGCATGAACAGCACAGTGTGTCTTCGCGAGCAAAAACATTGGACAGATCCAACACCACCGTTCAGGCAACGGTGTCTCCTAAACAAAATGGATTAGCTCGTGTGAAGTCCTTCATCAGAGATGTCATCAGCGATCGCAGCTCGTCGTCAGATGAACGCAAGTCCAGCGGACAGAACTCCAGGAGGAGTTCCAGTGACAGTTGTTCAATACCGGCACcgacatcaataaaaaaatcaaatgaatCACTTAATTCAAAAGCGGTCAAAACCTGCAGGCAGATATTAGTAAGATCGCTTTCCACATCAAACAAACTGGACCAAGATCCCAAATGCAAAGTCACAAAGTCATCGAGCTTTGCAGAAAAGACGATGCCCCTGCGTAAAGCGCCCCCACCGCCGTTATCGCCTAAACCTAAGTTGAAGCCAATGAAACCTTTACCTGTACAAAAGCATTGTTTAGAAAATGCTAAAACTAAGCACTCGCCTGAAATAAGCCCGTATTCGTCGCCGATAGACGCAAAACCGCCACTGAGCCCGCCGGCCGAAGCGCCGTATGCGTCCGTCGATGAGGTTCAAGAATTCGACGACAGATTACGAAATAGTCCATCGAAACAAATCAGCGTCACCAATCCGCAAGCGGAAAAAGCCGTGCGCGATCaaactgaaaacaaaaataacaattctCTAGAAAGGAAAACTTCACGCGTTACCGAAATGTTGATTTCGGAGATTCTGGCGAGCAGGAACAACAATAAAGACGAATCGAATGTCGTTATAGATAAAGGTAAAGGTTCGGAGAACACGTGCAACGGGAACGACTCGCCCGAAGTGGAAATGATGAAAGACATGAACAACCATGAGATGTTGATATACGAGCTTCAAACGATGCGCTCGCAGTCGAACGTGCCCGAGAGCTTGGACAAGGAATGTGTTGACAAAAACGGACAATGCGACTCCGAGGACTCCGAGGTGAACTACGCGGCATCGTCGGTGAGCGCGGACGAGCTGGACTCGTACGACCAGGCGTACGCGTACATACTCGACGATGACCTTAAATCTAG ATTACGTAAGCAATTCCGCGCGATCAGCACCATGTCCCTGCAAGGCATGCCGCCGCTGCCCAAGAGCCTGAGCGGGTTCGCGGAGGGCGACCCTGAGCCCGTGGAGCCTCCCGCCACGCCCAGCGACAGCCCACCCACTGATCTCGACTCACAACTAGTATACCTGAAGAAAGAAATG
- the LOC115440609 gene encoding protein YIPF6 encodes MTTFDSKYDMYPTGDVGIVEGEMNIPGRGGVPSGDSMEFNTLDEPIKETFLRDLRAVGNKFYHVLIPREKSSLLKEWDLWGPLLLCTLMATILQGAERVNDIKDGGPEFAQVFVLVWIGAAVVTLNSKLLGGNISFFQSVCVLGYCLLPIAMSLIICRIILFSTQTTFLFFLRFAISMTGFLWATYAATKFLGDSQPEGKKALAVYPICLFYFILSWLVVSRSNV; translated from the exons atgacCACGTTTGACTCCAAATATGAT ATGTACCCCACGGGTGATGTAGGTATTGTAGAGGGTGAGATGAACATCCCTGGCAGAGGTGGTGTCCCATCTGGCGACAGCATGGAGTTCAATACTCTAGACGAACCTATCAAAGAAACATTT ctTCGAGATCTGAGAGCAGTTGGAAACAAATTTTACCATGTTCTCATTCCTAGAGAAAAATCTAGTTTGTTAAAAGAAT GGGATCTATGGGGCCCACTGTTACTGTGCACACTCATGGCAACCATCCTCCAGGGGGCAGAGAGAGTGAACGATATCAAAGATGGAGGACCTGAGTTTGCCCAAGTGTTTGTGCTTGTATGGATAGGAGCTGCTGTGGTCACACTAAACTCTAAATTATTGGGCGGTAACAT ATCATTCTTCCAGTCTGTGTGCGTGCTGGGCTACTGCCTGCTGCCGATCGCGATGTCGCTCATTATATGCCGTATCATCCTGTTCAGCACTCAGACCACGTTCCTCTTCTTTCTGAGGTTCGCCATCTCCATGACGGGCTTTCTTTGGGCCACTTATG ccgCCACGAAATTCCTAGGTGACAGTCAACCAGAAGGCAAAAAGGCGTTGGCGGTGTACCCTATATGTTTGTTCTACTTCATTCTCTCCTGGCTAGTCGTGTCTCGTAGTAACGTGTAG